The segment TTTTAGATTGCAATATATCCAGATTTCTTAGGTGTCATGTGTGCTATTGAAACATGAAAAGTATCTTGGTTTTTGGCACAACGTTTagctaaaagaaagaaaggtttCACAAAGAGAGTCTCTTGATTTAATAAACTcacaatgtcaaaaaaaaaattaagccaaTGTCCAATactgtttaaaaaataagttaaaccaaacaaaataataaaattcaaattaaataaagctCTCAAACCCCAAACctaattggaaaaataaattacaaaacaacAACTTTCAGATTtgatatagatataaaaacaacCCTAGCTAGTTACAATAATTAAGTTAAACTCCTACAAGATCAGGTTTATTAAATATGTTTGCAAAGTTTTAATCTGATTTAATaattagattattaaaaattatatttatttttattaataaattcatttgactctatatatatctttttaagttttatctTGTTGATTCACCTCATATGTCATAAATATGATGTGATTAAATATCTATTAACTTTTCAAGTAGAATATGGTTGAACTACTGAGATTTATATGCATGGAGACACTTGCATTGTTATGTATTGTTCAGCTGCTTTTGATCACGTTGCATGTTAAAACATaaattgtttgtttgatttaattggttcaaaaaaagttaaggaAATGACTTGAACTTATATGAGATTGACCATAGCAATTGAATAAAGGCAAAATTCGTAAATGCAATTAGtgtttttcctcttttctcCAATAGCTTTGTGATTATCATAACTAGCATGTTCTCTTTATGGATGGAACTAAGGTGCTTTTTCATGCGTTACCCTTTAGCTGATTTCGAATTTCTATCAGGAATCGTTCTGCTGAAAatctatatggatggaaagacaGTGAAGTCATTGGACAAAGTGCTACTGAACTCCTTGTCGCCGAAGACCATTATGCACATCTAAAGAAGATAATGGAAAGACTGAGCTTTGGACAATCATGGTCTGGTCGGTTCCCATTTAAGAAAAGATCAGGTGACTTGTTTATGGCTTTGGTTACAAAAAGCCCATTGTATGAGGAAGGTGAGCTTGCTGGCATTGTTACTGTTTCAAGTGACGCAGCAATATTTAACACCGAAAACTCACAAAATCGTGCTAGATTACCGAGGCTAAACTTGAAAAAGATTCAATGGAACCCACGACCACCAATTGCGCCGGTGACACAGATTGCATCGTCAGTTTCCAATCTGGTGCTTATGTGTATTACATCATTAGAGTTTTGtccattctttttttgttcaagttCTATGTAATTTCATTCTCAGAAGTTTTATGCCCTCGTGCTGTTTAACCAATCAGGCCCCAAATTTTTTGGCTCGAAAACATGGTGATGACACATGCAATGAACATGGAAATTCTTGGGACAAAGGAGATACTGCAACAGATATGCGGTGCTTTAGATCGGAGATCCCTGGTGAACCAGTAAGTCTCAATTTTACTAACCCTGGTTTAACTTTGTTTTATATATCAGTTGAAAGGAAACACTAAGCTGAAGTTTTATTATTGGAGGTGAAACTCAATTCTGATTTCCATAATGCGTAGAGCCCTCAAAAAGACGAATCTCTGTTCGAATTCGCTCAACGTTCTAAAATTGTATTGACTTTACcataatttcttaaattctaATTAAGCTTCCTAACATAACAACACTAGTTTGGAACTCATTATGCTTGAAATCATCTGGTCATCATTTACTTGTATACTTTTCAGTTCTTGCAATGGCGCGGTTCTTGATGCATTTCTGTAAATTCATTAATCATCCAATTGAAATATACACTTTACTTTTAGACACTAGTAATTTCATccaaaagatttttaatttgatttcaaactgtacattttttttttgtttaaaaattttgatcaaaaccttttatttcttttagttaGAATGGAATGCATTGGATTGATTTTTCTCACAaaattttgatcaaaacaatttttaatatttaaatcattaaaatttacTTCACTGTAGAGGCTGTCTCTTTCTTTGTTACCTGTTTTGCTAATGACTTGGTTGAAATGTCTTACAGGCTGCTAAGATACTGTTAGCAAAGCTGAATATCAAGGGCATTGGCAACATTGGAAACATTGACGATGCCAATGCTCAACAAAATGGTCCTCGTGATGTTGCAGAAAGAAATGAAGCACCAAATGGAACTAACGATCTTGCAAGTTCAAAGGCATCGTCTTCTTATCACTGCAACAACGATGCTGAAAGAGAAATTTCACAGAAAATAAATTCCTCCTCGGAATTCCGAAGAGAATATTCAAATGCATATCCAATCAGAAGCCCTAATGATTCAGAAGAGAACTTTCCTGTAGCCTCATCAACAGAATGCAATGGACGTCATGGGTTAGATAAGCCAGGAGATCAGCTGCAAAAATTAGTCTGCCAACAGGACAGGAATGAATTGGAGCTAGAAGCATCAAACTTGGAATCCAATGGGGTAGAAGATGATGCAAAAAGACAGCCAGATGGTAATTTTCCAAGTCACAAGAAGAGTGTCGGCAGCCTTGGAAGTACATCAAGCAAAAGGGATCGCGATTCAAATTGCATAGTGGACTGTGAGATTCACTGGGAAGACCTACAACTGGGAGAGGAGATTGGTCGAGGTAAACTTCGAAGGCATAATATGTCTTTACCTTTGTTACATATGTTGTCCTTTAAAGTGTTTACATATGAATGCATACGTGTAGGGCTAATTAACTTGGCTTCCAGGGATGATATGATGAGAAGAATTActatttttgaagtgttttagCAGATTTTgagtaaataaaacaaaaataaacttgatCTTCATTCAGAACATTTTGTGTTAATATTCAAAGGAAACATATTTCattaaaa is part of the Populus nigra chromosome 8, ddPopNigr1.1, whole genome shotgun sequence genome and harbors:
- the LOC133700954 gene encoding serine/threonine-protein kinase EDR1 isoform X2; its protein translation is MPVSGEKNGGGDDESGTSLYRVLVDRCASLEASHVKLKQQLSELTEADEKRKGNNSEAMAMSDAQWGCIPGYFTTGSPYKSVLDCIGHAVHVCRASSGEIVYWNRSAENLYGWKDSEVIGQSATELLVAEDHYAHLKKIMERLSFGQSWSGRFPFKKRSGDLFMALVTKSPLYEEGELAGIVTVSSDAAIFNTENSQNRARLPRLNLKKIQWNPRPPIAPVTQIASSVSNLAPNFLARKHGDDTCNEHGNSWDKGDTATDMRCFRSEIPGEPAAKILLAKLNIKGIGNIGNIDDANAQQNGPRDVAERNEAPNGTNDLASSKASSSYHCNNDAEREISQKINSSSEFRREYSNAYPIRSPNDSEENFPVASSTECNGRHGLDKPGDQLQKLVCQQDRNELELEASNLESNGVEDDAKRQPDGNFPSHKKSVGSLGSTSSKRDRDSNCIVDCEIHWEDLQLGEEIGRGAYAAVRRGIWNGSDVAVKIYFGNQYKEETLLDYQKEIDIMKRLRHPNVLLFMGAVYSPERLAIVTEFLPRGSLFKTLHKNSPALDIRRRLKMALDVARGMNYLHHRNPPIVHRDLKSSNLLVDKNWTVKPQWMAPEVLRNEPSNEKSDVFSFGVILWELMAVSIPWVKLNSLQVVGVVGFMDRRLELPESLDPKVASIINDCWRSDPEQRPSFEEIIQRMAGDIS
- the LOC133700954 gene encoding serine/threonine-protein kinase EDR1 isoform X1 — its product is MPVSGEKNGGGDDESGTSLYRVLVDRCASLEASHVKLKQQLSELTEADEKRKGNNSEAMAMSDAQWGCIPGYFTTGSPYKSVLDCIGHAVHVCRASSGEIVYWNRSAENLYGWKDSEVIGQSATELLVAEDHYAHLKKIMERLSFGQSWSGRFPFKKRSGDLFMALVTKSPLYEEGELAGIVTVSSDAAIFNTENSQNRARLPRLNLKKIQWNPRPPIAPVTQIASSVSNLAPNFLARKHGDDTCNEHGNSWDKGDTATDMRCFRSEIPGEPAAKILLAKLNIKGIGNIGNIDDANAQQNGPRDVAERNEAPNGTNDLASSKASSSYHCNNDAEREISQKINSSSEFRREYSNAYPIRSPNDSEENFPVASSTECNGRHGLDKPGDQLQKLVCQQDRNELELEASNLESNGVEDDAKRQPDGNFPSHKKSVGSLGSTSSKRDRDSNCIVDCEIHWEDLQLGEEIGRGAYAAVRRGIWNGSDVAVKIYFGNQYKEETLLDYQKEIDIMKRLRHPNVLLFMGAVYSPERLAIVTEFLPRGSLFKTLHKNSPALDIRRRLKMALDVARGMNYLHHRNPPIVHRDLKSSNLLVDKNWTVKVGDFGLSKWMNATFLTAKSDRGTPQWMAPEVLRNEPSNEKSDVFSFGVILWELMAVSIPWVKLNSLQVVGVVGFMDRRLELPESLDPKVASIINDCWRSDPEQRPSFEEIIQRMAGDIS